A single window of Montipora capricornis isolate CH-2021 chromosome 14, ASM3666992v2, whole genome shotgun sequence DNA harbors:
- the LOC138033074 gene encoding ATP-dependent helicase wrn-1-like: MACSSATSKEFSRKELLSLLSSVLDNLDDGKIKKLSEEQFKALFHFLNGRDTFACLPTGHGKTLIYQIAVLIARTGKVPILPSNPLVVVVSPLNALISDQLESCQRLKLKAVKMEQELFGNDDKRTELDQAEVVYCSPETLENIQSKQFLVKMDDRLVGIVVDESHCVVSWGLSVTPFRAAYSKVGDVRGFTRKPFLCLTATAGKTIRSQIMKNLHMKSAKVVNLSPNKSNIKLCVSKLDRNEELDETFASLIEDLKSKGCEMKKTIIYCRSITACGDIFEVLLENLPNNELYGMFHSKTPESIQKNVLYEFVKRDSKMRLVVATCALGMGVDIPDVELIIHYGIPTEVESYVQEIGRGGRDGRACAAFLYYKPYHLAHCDKEMRDYVKATSCRRKELLKHFKEKEATLDVMHKCCDFCTQLCKCQGADCVMQLEAEENVDTSLPLESLSRTVESEERELFIELLKDIDKLGTYETLGSDLILELAGKLEYIFLADYLIENFPIFNPHLANDIILAVKDIFNDISEASAYMTMDFEPYFEDDPLLLGAAYCSNISESSSDDNGSVQ; this comes from the exons CTTTCTTCTGTTTTGGATAACCTCGACGATGGAAAGATAAAGAAATTGAGTGAAGAGCAGTTCAAGgccttgtttcattttttaaacgGGCGAGACACGTTTGCGTGCTTGCCGACCGGGCATGGGAAAACTCTCATCTACCAGATTGCTGTGCTTATTGCACGAACGGGAAAGGTGCCAATTCTGCCATCGAACccacttgttgttgttgtttcaccGCTAAATGCGCTCATATCTGACCAGCTTGAGTCCTGCCAAAGGCTCAAGCTCAAAGCCGTTAAAATGGAGCAGGAGCTGTTCGGCAACGATGATAAACGGACGGAGCTCGATCAAGCTGAAGTGGTTTACTGCAGTCCGGAAACCTTGGAAAACATCCAATCCAAGCAGTTCCTTGTAAAAATGGACGATCGGTTGGTTGGAATTGTTGTGGACGAATCACATTGTGTAGTGAGCTG GGGTCTAAGTGTCACACCATTCAGGGCAGCTTACAGCAAAGTGGGTGATGTGCGAGGGTTTACAAGAAAACCATTTCTGTGCCTTACAGCCACTGCAGGGAAAACTATCAGATCCCAAATTATGAAGAACCTGCACATGAAGAGTGCTAAGGTTGTAAACCTTAGCCCAAACAAGTCAAACATAAAACTGTGTGTATCAAAACTTGATAGAAATGAGGAACTGGATGAAACCTTTGCCTCGCTGATCGAGGACCTGAAATCCAAGGGCtgtgaaatgaaaaaaaccatCATTTACTGCAGATCCATCACTGCATGTGGAGACATTTTTGAAGTCCTTTTGGAAAACCTCCCAAACAACGAACTATATGGTATGTTCCACAGTAAGACCCCCGAGTCAATTCAGAAGAATGTCTTATACGAATTTGTAAAGAGAGACAGCAAAATGCGGCTGGTTGTTGCCACTTGTGCTTTGGGCATGGGTGTTGACATTCCTGATGTTGAACTTATCATTCACTACGGTATACCAACAGAAGTAGAAAGCTATGTGCAAGAGATTGGGAGGGGAGGTAGGGATGGCAGGGCATGTGCTGCTTTTCTGTACTACAAGCCCTATCATCTTGCTCACTGTGACAAAGAAATGAGAGACTATGTAAAAGCTACCAGTTGCCGGCGTAAGGaactactgaaacattttaaagaaaaagaagctaCTTTGGATGTCATGCATAAGTGCTGTGACTTTTGTACCCAGCTTTGCAAGTGCCAGGGAGCTGACTGTGTCATGCAACTCGAGGCGGAGGAGAATGTGGACACAAGTTTGCCTTTGGAATCGCTTAGTCGTACAGTAGAAAGTGAGGAACGTGAACTGTTCATTGAGCTTCTTAAGGACATTGACAAACTTGGAACTTACGAGACTTTGGGTTCAGATCTCATACTGGAATTAGCTGGTAAGctagaatatatatttttggcagattatttgattgaaaatttcCCCATTTTCAATCCACACCTGGCTAATGACATAATTCTGGCTGTAAAAGACATTTTCAATGACATATCTGAAGCAAGTGCCTATATGACAATGGATTTTGAGCCATATTTTGAAGATGATCCTCTTTTGCTTGGTGCAGCATATTGTAGTAACATCAGTGAGAGCAGCTCTGATGACAATGGCAGTGTTCAATAA